TTTTCAAGCCCTAACGCATGCGATGTCCAAGAAGCAACAAAGGAAGCAATCATTGCAGGATACAGAGCCGTCAGTTGCATGGTTCCTACAACCAAGACTTCCATTGCAAACAAAATTGCCGCCAGCGGTGTTTGAAACAGTCCAGCAAAACCAGCAGCCATTCCTGCGACTAAAAAGATTTTTGAAGTGTTGGGGATAGAAAATTTCTTGCCAAACCAATGAGAAACTGTTGCTCCTAATTGTACTGCTACTCCTTCTCGACCAGCTGAGCCACCAAACAGGTGCGTCATCCAAGTTGTCAATATAACCAAAGGAATCAAGCGCTTTGGGATACGTTCCTCTACACCATGTCCTACATCAAAAATCAAGGTCATCCCTTTGCTACTGCTTCCACCATACTTTTGATAAAGAAATACAATCCCTAATCCCGCAACAGCTAAAAAAGGAATCAAATAGAGTGGATACATAGAGCGGATATCGCTTAAAAAGATAAGGGTTCGCCCAAATATCGCATCAATAATCCCAACTACTAGACCTATAAAAATGGATAACACTGTAATAGCCACTGCTCGCTTTCCACTATCAAGCCATTCTATATCACGCGAATGTTTCATTTAAACTTCCTTTATTATTTGACGTGTTGGTCTTGATAAGCACGCGAATGTTTCAAAATATCAGAAAAAGTCTGAACAATGCTTTCTTCGTACTGTTTTTCATGTACACTATTTGCAACTTTATCAAGAATTACTTGTTCACGCCGAGTATCTAATACAGCTTTTCCAGTCTGACGTTTATAAAGAGCAATTTGACTCACCAAAGCCATTCTTTTTTCTAGTAAGGCAATCAAATTTGCATCTATTTGATCAATTTCTTTTCTAATTTCTACTAAATCCATAATTTCCTCCTAATTGCTTTCTATCTTAACAAAATTTTTCACAATATGCTAGTAATCGTCAGGTTTTGAATCTCAAGTCCTAATTTTCTCAATTTTAGCAGAAAAATAACACTCAAATTGAGACAAGTTCAAATAAAGCCTATTCTTTCAGATCTAAGCAGCTTCTACTTCTAACCTTCTACTTTGCTTCTACTCGCCCTAAAATCCGGCTTAACAATCCCTTTCCTTCTGTGGTAATTTTGAAAAATAAGAGGGAACGATGTTAGATTACTATTTGGAAAAGCTATTTTAAACAAGGCAGAAGTGTTACAAATTTTGCTGAAATTTCAAACTTTAGAGATTGAGCAGATAACACAAATTACCAGTTTTAGTGAGAAAAACATTTATCAATACTTGGCAGAGCTGAAGGAAGAATTTCAAGATTTGTTCTGTTTGCGAGTCATGAAACGCACGGTTCACTTGGATATTTATACAAAGCTCAATCCGCTAGTCTGTTTTCATCGGATTTATCAAGGTTCTATTTTTCTTCGTCTTTTGTGTT
This Streptococcus anginosus DNA region includes the following protein-coding sequences:
- a CDS encoding chloride channel protein, with translation MKHSRDIEWLDSGKRAVAITVLSIFIGLVVGIIDAIFGRTLIFLSDIRSMYPLYLIPFLAVAGLGIVFLYQKYGGSSSKGMTLIFDVGHGVEERIPKRLIPLVILTTWMTHLFGGSAGREGVAVQLGATVSHWFGKKFSIPNTSKIFLVAGMAAGFAGLFQTPLAAILFAMEVLVVGTMQLTALYPAMIASFVASWTSHALGLEKFVQPISVHLVLSPTLLIKLVFLGVLFGLCGNLFAYALSWSKKKAAIIFPNPYKRIVVMGVVLSIVFLLLDKGRYSGLGTNLIAASFAGQPVYVYDWLFKLLLTVLTLAAGFQGGEVTPLFAIGASLGVLLAGLFGLPVGLVAALGYAAVFGSATSTFLGPILIGCEVFGFTNFPYFFIVCAVAFSLHRQHSIYGAQKIRY
- a CDS encoding chorismate mutase; translation: MDLVEIRKEIDQIDANLIALLEKRMALVSQIALYKRQTGKAVLDTRREQVILDKVANSVHEKQYEESIVQTFSDILKHSRAYQDQHVK